Genomic segment of Geminocystis herdmanii PCC 6308:
ACCCAAATAATCCTAACTCATCTATCTGGTATTCCTTTTCAATTTCTAACTTTATTTTTTTGATTTTTTCCTTGAGAATATCTAATTCATTCTCTGTTACAGTAATCATAATCAACCCTTAAATAAAAAAAACTACATGAGGATAAGAAGTAATTACCTTTATTTCTATCCCTCAATTCGTTAGTGCTTGGTGGACAATCACCACCCTACCTTATTAATCATTACTTATTACTCATTAATTATTATTTATTATTTATTATTTACAATCCCCATTGATGTTTGAGGACATCTTTATAAACATTTTCCCTAACTAACATCTCCTCATATAGTTTTATCAAAAATTCTTTTGCTTGTTCCCGACTCATATTATTAACTTGAGTTTGAAAAGAACGTAAACTAAATTGCTGTTCGAGAGACAGTTCTACAGAATTAGACATAATCTTAGATTCTCCTTTACTTTAGAGCTAAAACCTGTTATTCTTGTATCTGGGATAAGCCGTTAACTTTCCTAGCAAAAATAACTACCTTAATGATTATCATAGCTCATTATCTTAAACTGCTCATTTTGAACAATAAGCATAAATACCTATATCATTATCAAAATGATAACACCTTGAGAAAAAAAGTGATTTCGATCGAGGAAAATGGTTAACAGAAAGATATAACTATGATAGGATCAAGAGATTAAGGATAACTTATATATAAAAAACTTCAGATTATTCTCAATTCAATTAAAATAATTTTATTACAACCCAATTGATAGCAAAGCAGTTAATGATATTCCAGTCTTCAGAAGATACTGAGACAACGTTAAATCATCAGCGATGTAGAGTTAGTTCAACTCATAGTAGTTAACTAGCTCATTTGTTGTGAATATAAGAGTTAATCTGTGGTAACTTTATAAATCTTAGAAAAATTTATTACATATAATTTTGGAGGAAAACTCAATGTCTGTACGTCTTTATGTCAAGTTACCTAAAGCAGAATTAGAAAAAGAAGGTTTTGAAAAAATGTTCAGTGAGTTTGAGCCTTCTTTCACAACGAAGTTAATCAAAGAGCGCAAAAAAAACGAATGTCGTGGTTTTGGCTTTGTAACAGTACCTACCGATGAAGATGCCGATTTATTTATTAGTAAATATAACGAGCAAGTTTTTGTCTATAATGGTGAACCTTTTAAAGATGAAAATGGTGCTGATTTTATCCTATTGATTGAAAAAGCCTTACCTCGTACTAAAGGGGAAAAAGATGAAAATGGTTCTGACACGGAAGCTAAAGAAGGAG
This window contains:
- a CDS encoding NblA/ycf18 family protein, coding for MSNSVELSLEQQFSLRSFQTQVNNMSREQAKEFLIKLYEEMLVRENVYKDVLKHQWGL
- a CDS encoding RNA recognition motif domain-containing protein, whose amino-acid sequence is MSVRLYVKLPKAELEKEGFEKMFSEFEPSFTTKLIKERKKNECRGFGFVTVPTDEDADLFISKYNEQVFVYNGEPFKDENGADFILLIEKALPRTKGEKDENGSDTEAKEGESSESNTEATVVTPAEETNTVKPSRREGPKKATTKKTRKSGDRKPKGDRPVSVSESIQPDPRWASQLSQLKEMFATQTPN